The proteins below are encoded in one region of Phyllopteryx taeniolatus isolate TA_2022b chromosome 11, UOR_Ptae_1.2, whole genome shotgun sequence:
- the sanbr gene encoding SANT and BTB domain regulator of class switch recombination isoform X1 yields the protein MSRCSLDNNNFPYDNNVLVLDMVLGSLWGLSQPINWDSVAKLVPSFTPKECALRFEELKTSGGLPHADDHCNAGTIGAPSDGMSTILDTGQAAGTGSNHSACKVTGRKSTLSGSVCALEKKDKRVLTEDGDKPQKLRDPNMVIHVCDETKNLKQDFACPRDLLIKEMRYFAEYLSVGSQRWEEVDISVHCDVQIFDWLMNYVRRNSSKDKPRLEPSNVISILISSEFLKMDTLVDECVQYCHKHMSAIVATPCNMNCINSNLVSRIAELFNHNEADDVRDKKDKFKSKLFQKKIELLFDPNYQNRDSPRNATTLYRCGLCLKMLTEDTQRKISCVAGKINIDSHGEIVYTHSREKNWDANEYVSSLHEELKSWALVYWRIWGTINCLTCSRCQQEFVCAELTHCRYHPESVMYPSSGVGKSWNGTGIYPCCNQTVLRFDPTGMPKGCRMRDHIVNVPNEDDCDEATSAHTRVLNDLLLHRDAVCVSDSPPAVRDEECPTNVEKDCDVLLEPTLLRPPRGELSTFSLLKNWSLQLRRQSLLSEDEEYTTGSEVTEDEVGDEEELSKMQAAAKKAKRNNRVLKKQISSPNLQRKVKPDKSQSGDKTPFIVSVQKSKWDSTRSMRYNQDAQREEDQRRMAEIIDYLTKMRFGDQEQNRCKDTKEPVGGIYSRLEAQFKSSTQSRHTFDKTPRPKIRYAQIRPNVEK from the exons ATGAGTCGCTGCTCTTTGGACAACAACAACTTTCCGTACGACAACAATGTCCTGGTTCTGGACATGGTGCTGGGTTCCCTCTGGGGACTGTCCCAGCCAATAAACTGGGACAGTGTGGCCAAGCTTGTTCCAAGCTTCACTCCCAAGGag TGCGCACTTCGATTTGAGGAGTTGAAAACTTCTGGAGGTCTTCCTCATGCGGACGACCATTGTAATGCAGGCACAATAGGAGCGCCCTCAGATGGCATGTCCACCATACTGGACACTGGTCAAGCAGCGGGGACAGGAAGTAATCACAGTGCCTGTAAAGTTACAG GCCGCAAATCAACACTCTCAGGAAGTGTTTGTGCACTGGAGAAGAAAGACAAAAGAGTCTTGACTGAGGATGGTGACAAACCTCAAAAGCTAAGAGA CCCCAACATGGTTATCCACGTGTGCGATGAGACCAAGAACCTGAAGCAGGACTTCGCATGTCCCAGAGATCTTCTAATCAAAGAGATGCGCTACTTTGCAGAGTATTTGTCTGTGGGCTCGCAGAGATGGGAAGAAGTGGACATCTCGGTTCACTGCGATGTTCAGATCTTCGACTGGCTCATGAACTACGTCCGGAGGAACTCATCCAAGGATAAACCTCGGCTCG AGCCCAGCAATGTGATCTCAATCCTCATCTCCTCCGAGTTCTTGAAGATGGACACGTTA GTGGACGAGTGTGTCCAGTACTGTCACAAACACATGAGCGCCATCGTGGCCACACCCTGCAACATGAACTGCATCAACAGCAACTTGGTGTCGCGGATCGCCGAGCTCTTCAACCACAACGAGGCAGACGACGTCAGAGACAAAAAAGATAAATTCAAGAG CAAATTGTTCCAAAAGAAGATTGAGCTTCTCTTCGACCCAAACTACCAGAACCGAGATTCTCCAAGAAATGCCACAACTCTCTACAG GTGCGGTCTGTGCTTGAAGATGCTGACTGAAGACACACAGAGGAAGATTTCGTGTGTGGCAGGCAAAATCAATATTGACTCTCATGGAGAGATTGTCTATACACACTCAAG GGAGAAGAACTGGGATGCCAATGAATATGTTAGCAGTCTACACGAGGAGCTCAAATCATGGGCCCTGGTTTACTGGAGAATCTGGGGAACCATCAACTGTCTTACCTGTTCCCGTTGCCAACAG GAGTTTGTATGTGCAGAGCTGACCCATTGCCGGTACCACCCAGAAAGCGTCATGTACCCCagctcaggggtgggcaaaagcTGGAATGGGACGGGAATCTACCCCTGCTGCAACCAGACGGTACTGCGCTTTGACCCAACTGGTATGCCCAAG GGTTGTAGAATGCGAGACCACATCGTGAATGTGCCGAACGAGGACGACTGTGATGAGGCCACCTCGGCTCACACCAGAGTCCTCAATGACCTCCTGCTGCACAGAGAcgccgtgtgtgtgtctgactcGCCACCTGCCGTTCG AGATGAAGAGTGCCCAACCAATGTGGAGAAGGACTGTGATGTCCTCTTAGAACCAACACTGCTCAGACCTCCAAGAGGAGAATTGAGCACT TTTTCTCTTTTGAAAAACTGGAGTCTGCAACTG AGGCGGCAGTCGCTCCTGTCAGAGGATGAGGAGTACACCACTGGGTCGGAGGTCACCGAGGATGAGGTGGGAGATGAGGAGGAGTTGTCCAAGATGCAAG CAGCTGCCAAGAAGGCCAAGAGGAACAACAGAgttcttaaaaaacaaatttcctCGCCAAACCTCCAGCGAAAGGTCAAACCAGATAAA TCACAGTCCGgagacaaaactcctttcat agtgagtgtccagaaaagtaAGTGGGACAGTACTCGTTCCATGCGGTACAACCAGGATGCTCAGAGAGAAGAAG ACCAGCGTCGCATGGCCGAGATCATCGACTACCTCACCAAGATGCGCTTTGGAGACCAGGAACAAAACAGATGCAAGGACACAAAGGAG CCAGTAGGAGGAATCTACTCCAGACTAGAGGCACAATTCAAGAGTTCAACTCAAAGCAGACACACCTTCGACAAGACACCAAG ACCTAAAATACGCTATGCTCAGATCCGGCCAAATGTAGAGAAGTGA
- the sanbr gene encoding SANT and BTB domain regulator of class switch recombination isoform X3, with translation MSRCSLDNNNFPYDNNVLVLDMVLGSLWGLSQPINWDSVAKLVPSFTPKECALRFEELKTSGGLPHADDHCNAGTIGAPSDGMSTILDTGQAAGTGSNHSACKVTGRKSTLSGSVCALEKKDKRVLTEDGDKPQKLRDPNMVIHVCDETKNLKQDFACPRDLLIKEMRYFAEYLSVGSQRWEEVDISVHCDVQIFDWLMNYVRRNSSKDKPRLEPSNVISILISSEFLKMDTLVDECVQYCHKHMSAIVATPCNMNCINSNLVSRIAELFNHNEADDVRDKKDKFKSKLFQKKIELLFDPNYQNRDSPRNATTLYRCGLCLKMLTEDTQRKISCVAGKINIDSHGEIVYTHSREKNWDANEYVSSLHEELKSWALVYWRIWGTINCLTCSRCQQEFVCAELTHCRYHPESVMYPSSGVGKSWNGTGIYPCCNQTVLRFDPTGMPKGCRMRDHIVNVPNEDDCDEATSAHTRVLNDLLLHRDAVCVSDSPPAVRDEECPTNVEKDCDVLLEPTLLRPPRGELSTRRQSLLSEDEEYTTGSEVTEDEVGDEEELSKMQAAAKKAKRNNRVLKKQISSPNLQRKVKPDKSQSGDKTPFIVSVQKSKWDSTRSMRYNQDAQREEDQRRMAEIIDYLTKMRFGDQEQNRCKDTKEPVGGIYSRLEAQFKSSTQSRHTFDKTPRPKIRYAQIRPNVEK, from the exons ATGAGTCGCTGCTCTTTGGACAACAACAACTTTCCGTACGACAACAATGTCCTGGTTCTGGACATGGTGCTGGGTTCCCTCTGGGGACTGTCCCAGCCAATAAACTGGGACAGTGTGGCCAAGCTTGTTCCAAGCTTCACTCCCAAGGag TGCGCACTTCGATTTGAGGAGTTGAAAACTTCTGGAGGTCTTCCTCATGCGGACGACCATTGTAATGCAGGCACAATAGGAGCGCCCTCAGATGGCATGTCCACCATACTGGACACTGGTCAAGCAGCGGGGACAGGAAGTAATCACAGTGCCTGTAAAGTTACAG GCCGCAAATCAACACTCTCAGGAAGTGTTTGTGCACTGGAGAAGAAAGACAAAAGAGTCTTGACTGAGGATGGTGACAAACCTCAAAAGCTAAGAGA CCCCAACATGGTTATCCACGTGTGCGATGAGACCAAGAACCTGAAGCAGGACTTCGCATGTCCCAGAGATCTTCTAATCAAAGAGATGCGCTACTTTGCAGAGTATTTGTCTGTGGGCTCGCAGAGATGGGAAGAAGTGGACATCTCGGTTCACTGCGATGTTCAGATCTTCGACTGGCTCATGAACTACGTCCGGAGGAACTCATCCAAGGATAAACCTCGGCTCG AGCCCAGCAATGTGATCTCAATCCTCATCTCCTCCGAGTTCTTGAAGATGGACACGTTA GTGGACGAGTGTGTCCAGTACTGTCACAAACACATGAGCGCCATCGTGGCCACACCCTGCAACATGAACTGCATCAACAGCAACTTGGTGTCGCGGATCGCCGAGCTCTTCAACCACAACGAGGCAGACGACGTCAGAGACAAAAAAGATAAATTCAAGAG CAAATTGTTCCAAAAGAAGATTGAGCTTCTCTTCGACCCAAACTACCAGAACCGAGATTCTCCAAGAAATGCCACAACTCTCTACAG GTGCGGTCTGTGCTTGAAGATGCTGACTGAAGACACACAGAGGAAGATTTCGTGTGTGGCAGGCAAAATCAATATTGACTCTCATGGAGAGATTGTCTATACACACTCAAG GGAGAAGAACTGGGATGCCAATGAATATGTTAGCAGTCTACACGAGGAGCTCAAATCATGGGCCCTGGTTTACTGGAGAATCTGGGGAACCATCAACTGTCTTACCTGTTCCCGTTGCCAACAG GAGTTTGTATGTGCAGAGCTGACCCATTGCCGGTACCACCCAGAAAGCGTCATGTACCCCagctcaggggtgggcaaaagcTGGAATGGGACGGGAATCTACCCCTGCTGCAACCAGACGGTACTGCGCTTTGACCCAACTGGTATGCCCAAG GGTTGTAGAATGCGAGACCACATCGTGAATGTGCCGAACGAGGACGACTGTGATGAGGCCACCTCGGCTCACACCAGAGTCCTCAATGACCTCCTGCTGCACAGAGAcgccgtgtgtgtgtctgactcGCCACCTGCCGTTCG AGATGAAGAGTGCCCAACCAATGTGGAGAAGGACTGTGATGTCCTCTTAGAACCAACACTGCTCAGACCTCCAAGAGGAGAATTGAGCACT AGGCGGCAGTCGCTCCTGTCAGAGGATGAGGAGTACACCACTGGGTCGGAGGTCACCGAGGATGAGGTGGGAGATGAGGAGGAGTTGTCCAAGATGCAAG CAGCTGCCAAGAAGGCCAAGAGGAACAACAGAgttcttaaaaaacaaatttcctCGCCAAACCTCCAGCGAAAGGTCAAACCAGATAAA TCACAGTCCGgagacaaaactcctttcat agtgagtgtccagaaaagtaAGTGGGACAGTACTCGTTCCATGCGGTACAACCAGGATGCTCAGAGAGAAGAAG ACCAGCGTCGCATGGCCGAGATCATCGACTACCTCACCAAGATGCGCTTTGGAGACCAGGAACAAAACAGATGCAAGGACACAAAGGAG CCAGTAGGAGGAATCTACTCCAGACTAGAGGCACAATTCAAGAGTTCAACTCAAAGCAGACACACCTTCGACAAGACACCAAG ACCTAAAATACGCTATGCTCAGATCCGGCCAAATGTAGAGAAGTGA
- the sanbr gene encoding SANT and BTB domain regulator of class switch recombination isoform X4 codes for MSRCSLDNNNFPYDNNVLVLDMVLGSLWGLSQPINWDSVAKLVPSFTPKECALRFEELKTSGGLPHADDHCNAGTIGAPSDGMSTILDTGQAAGTGSNHSACKVTGRKSTLSGSVCALEKKDKRVLTEDGDKPQKLRDPNMVIHVCDETKNLKQDFACPRDLLIKEMRYFAEYLSVGSQRWEEVDISVHCDVQIFDWLMNYVRRNSSKDKPRLEPSNVISILISSEFLKMDTLVDECVQYCHKHMSAIVATPCNMNCINSNLVSRIAELFNHNEADDVRDKKDKFKSKLFQKKIELLFDPNYQNRDSPRNATTLYRCGLCLKMLTEDTQRKISCVAGKINIDSHGEIVYTHSREKNWDANEYVSSLHEELKSWALVYWRIWGTINCLTCSRCQQEFVCAELTHCRYHPESVMYPSSGVGKSWNGTGIYPCCNQTVLRFDPTGMPKGCRMRDHIVNVPNEDDCDEATSAHTRVLNDLLLHRDAVCVSDSPPAVRDEECPTNVEKDCDVLLEPTLLRPPRGELSTRRQSLLSEDEEYTTGSEVTEDEVGDEEELSKMQAAKKAKRNNRVLKKQISSPNLQRKVKPDKSQSGDKTPFIVSVQKSKWDSTRSMRYNQDAQREEDQRRMAEIIDYLTKMRFGDQEQNRCKDTKEPVGGIYSRLEAQFKSSTQSRHTFDKTPRPKIRYAQIRPNVEK; via the exons ATGAGTCGCTGCTCTTTGGACAACAACAACTTTCCGTACGACAACAATGTCCTGGTTCTGGACATGGTGCTGGGTTCCCTCTGGGGACTGTCCCAGCCAATAAACTGGGACAGTGTGGCCAAGCTTGTTCCAAGCTTCACTCCCAAGGag TGCGCACTTCGATTTGAGGAGTTGAAAACTTCTGGAGGTCTTCCTCATGCGGACGACCATTGTAATGCAGGCACAATAGGAGCGCCCTCAGATGGCATGTCCACCATACTGGACACTGGTCAAGCAGCGGGGACAGGAAGTAATCACAGTGCCTGTAAAGTTACAG GCCGCAAATCAACACTCTCAGGAAGTGTTTGTGCACTGGAGAAGAAAGACAAAAGAGTCTTGACTGAGGATGGTGACAAACCTCAAAAGCTAAGAGA CCCCAACATGGTTATCCACGTGTGCGATGAGACCAAGAACCTGAAGCAGGACTTCGCATGTCCCAGAGATCTTCTAATCAAAGAGATGCGCTACTTTGCAGAGTATTTGTCTGTGGGCTCGCAGAGATGGGAAGAAGTGGACATCTCGGTTCACTGCGATGTTCAGATCTTCGACTGGCTCATGAACTACGTCCGGAGGAACTCATCCAAGGATAAACCTCGGCTCG AGCCCAGCAATGTGATCTCAATCCTCATCTCCTCCGAGTTCTTGAAGATGGACACGTTA GTGGACGAGTGTGTCCAGTACTGTCACAAACACATGAGCGCCATCGTGGCCACACCCTGCAACATGAACTGCATCAACAGCAACTTGGTGTCGCGGATCGCCGAGCTCTTCAACCACAACGAGGCAGACGACGTCAGAGACAAAAAAGATAAATTCAAGAG CAAATTGTTCCAAAAGAAGATTGAGCTTCTCTTCGACCCAAACTACCAGAACCGAGATTCTCCAAGAAATGCCACAACTCTCTACAG GTGCGGTCTGTGCTTGAAGATGCTGACTGAAGACACACAGAGGAAGATTTCGTGTGTGGCAGGCAAAATCAATATTGACTCTCATGGAGAGATTGTCTATACACACTCAAG GGAGAAGAACTGGGATGCCAATGAATATGTTAGCAGTCTACACGAGGAGCTCAAATCATGGGCCCTGGTTTACTGGAGAATCTGGGGAACCATCAACTGTCTTACCTGTTCCCGTTGCCAACAG GAGTTTGTATGTGCAGAGCTGACCCATTGCCGGTACCACCCAGAAAGCGTCATGTACCCCagctcaggggtgggcaaaagcTGGAATGGGACGGGAATCTACCCCTGCTGCAACCAGACGGTACTGCGCTTTGACCCAACTGGTATGCCCAAG GGTTGTAGAATGCGAGACCACATCGTGAATGTGCCGAACGAGGACGACTGTGATGAGGCCACCTCGGCTCACACCAGAGTCCTCAATGACCTCCTGCTGCACAGAGAcgccgtgtgtgtgtctgactcGCCACCTGCCGTTCG AGATGAAGAGTGCCCAACCAATGTGGAGAAGGACTGTGATGTCCTCTTAGAACCAACACTGCTCAGACCTCCAAGAGGAGAATTGAGCACT AGGCGGCAGTCGCTCCTGTCAGAGGATGAGGAGTACACCACTGGGTCGGAGGTCACCGAGGATGAGGTGGGAGATGAGGAGGAGTTGTCCAAGATGCAAG CTGCCAAGAAGGCCAAGAGGAACAACAGAgttcttaaaaaacaaatttcctCGCCAAACCTCCAGCGAAAGGTCAAACCAGATAAA TCACAGTCCGgagacaaaactcctttcat agtgagtgtccagaaaagtaAGTGGGACAGTACTCGTTCCATGCGGTACAACCAGGATGCTCAGAGAGAAGAAG ACCAGCGTCGCATGGCCGAGATCATCGACTACCTCACCAAGATGCGCTTTGGAGACCAGGAACAAAACAGATGCAAGGACACAAAGGAG CCAGTAGGAGGAATCTACTCCAGACTAGAGGCACAATTCAAGAGTTCAACTCAAAGCAGACACACCTTCGACAAGACACCAAG ACCTAAAATACGCTATGCTCAGATCCGGCCAAATGTAGAGAAGTGA
- the sanbr gene encoding SANT and BTB domain regulator of class switch recombination isoform X2: MSRCSLDNNNFPYDNNVLVLDMVLGSLWGLSQPINWDSVAKLVPSFTPKECALRFEELKTSGGLPHADDHCNAGTIGAPSDGMSTILDTGQAAGTGSNHSACKVTGRKSTLSGSVCALEKKDKRVLTEDGDKPQKLRDPNMVIHVCDETKNLKQDFACPRDLLIKEMRYFAEYLSVGSQRWEEVDISVHCDVQIFDWLMNYVRRNSSKDKPRLEPSNVISILISSEFLKMDTLVDECVQYCHKHMSAIVATPCNMNCINSNLVSRIAELFNHNEADDVRDKKDKFKSKLFQKKIELLFDPNYQNRDSPRNATTLYRCGLCLKMLTEDTQRKISCVAGKINIDSHGEIVYTHSREKNWDANEYVSSLHEELKSWALVYWRIWGTINCLTCSRCQQEFVCAELTHCRYHPESVMYPSSGVGKSWNGTGIYPCCNQTVLRFDPTGMPKGCRMRDHIVNVPNEDDCDEATSAHTRVLNDLLLHRDAVCVSDSPPAVRDEECPTNVEKDCDVLLEPTLLRPPRGELSTFSLLKNWSLQLRRQSLLSEDEEYTTGSEVTEDEVGDEEELSKMQAAKKAKRNNRVLKKQISSPNLQRKVKPDKSQSGDKTPFIVSVQKSKWDSTRSMRYNQDAQREEDQRRMAEIIDYLTKMRFGDQEQNRCKDTKEPVGGIYSRLEAQFKSSTQSRHTFDKTPRPKIRYAQIRPNVEK, encoded by the exons ATGAGTCGCTGCTCTTTGGACAACAACAACTTTCCGTACGACAACAATGTCCTGGTTCTGGACATGGTGCTGGGTTCCCTCTGGGGACTGTCCCAGCCAATAAACTGGGACAGTGTGGCCAAGCTTGTTCCAAGCTTCACTCCCAAGGag TGCGCACTTCGATTTGAGGAGTTGAAAACTTCTGGAGGTCTTCCTCATGCGGACGACCATTGTAATGCAGGCACAATAGGAGCGCCCTCAGATGGCATGTCCACCATACTGGACACTGGTCAAGCAGCGGGGACAGGAAGTAATCACAGTGCCTGTAAAGTTACAG GCCGCAAATCAACACTCTCAGGAAGTGTTTGTGCACTGGAGAAGAAAGACAAAAGAGTCTTGACTGAGGATGGTGACAAACCTCAAAAGCTAAGAGA CCCCAACATGGTTATCCACGTGTGCGATGAGACCAAGAACCTGAAGCAGGACTTCGCATGTCCCAGAGATCTTCTAATCAAAGAGATGCGCTACTTTGCAGAGTATTTGTCTGTGGGCTCGCAGAGATGGGAAGAAGTGGACATCTCGGTTCACTGCGATGTTCAGATCTTCGACTGGCTCATGAACTACGTCCGGAGGAACTCATCCAAGGATAAACCTCGGCTCG AGCCCAGCAATGTGATCTCAATCCTCATCTCCTCCGAGTTCTTGAAGATGGACACGTTA GTGGACGAGTGTGTCCAGTACTGTCACAAACACATGAGCGCCATCGTGGCCACACCCTGCAACATGAACTGCATCAACAGCAACTTGGTGTCGCGGATCGCCGAGCTCTTCAACCACAACGAGGCAGACGACGTCAGAGACAAAAAAGATAAATTCAAGAG CAAATTGTTCCAAAAGAAGATTGAGCTTCTCTTCGACCCAAACTACCAGAACCGAGATTCTCCAAGAAATGCCACAACTCTCTACAG GTGCGGTCTGTGCTTGAAGATGCTGACTGAAGACACACAGAGGAAGATTTCGTGTGTGGCAGGCAAAATCAATATTGACTCTCATGGAGAGATTGTCTATACACACTCAAG GGAGAAGAACTGGGATGCCAATGAATATGTTAGCAGTCTACACGAGGAGCTCAAATCATGGGCCCTGGTTTACTGGAGAATCTGGGGAACCATCAACTGTCTTACCTGTTCCCGTTGCCAACAG GAGTTTGTATGTGCAGAGCTGACCCATTGCCGGTACCACCCAGAAAGCGTCATGTACCCCagctcaggggtgggcaaaagcTGGAATGGGACGGGAATCTACCCCTGCTGCAACCAGACGGTACTGCGCTTTGACCCAACTGGTATGCCCAAG GGTTGTAGAATGCGAGACCACATCGTGAATGTGCCGAACGAGGACGACTGTGATGAGGCCACCTCGGCTCACACCAGAGTCCTCAATGACCTCCTGCTGCACAGAGAcgccgtgtgtgtgtctgactcGCCACCTGCCGTTCG AGATGAAGAGTGCCCAACCAATGTGGAGAAGGACTGTGATGTCCTCTTAGAACCAACACTGCTCAGACCTCCAAGAGGAGAATTGAGCACT TTTTCTCTTTTGAAAAACTGGAGTCTGCAACTG AGGCGGCAGTCGCTCCTGTCAGAGGATGAGGAGTACACCACTGGGTCGGAGGTCACCGAGGATGAGGTGGGAGATGAGGAGGAGTTGTCCAAGATGCAAG CTGCCAAGAAGGCCAAGAGGAACAACAGAgttcttaaaaaacaaatttcctCGCCAAACCTCCAGCGAAAGGTCAAACCAGATAAA TCACAGTCCGgagacaaaactcctttcat agtgagtgtccagaaaagtaAGTGGGACAGTACTCGTTCCATGCGGTACAACCAGGATGCTCAGAGAGAAGAAG ACCAGCGTCGCATGGCCGAGATCATCGACTACCTCACCAAGATGCGCTTTGGAGACCAGGAACAAAACAGATGCAAGGACACAAAGGAG CCAGTAGGAGGAATCTACTCCAGACTAGAGGCACAATTCAAGAGTTCAACTCAAAGCAGACACACCTTCGACAAGACACCAAG ACCTAAAATACGCTATGCTCAGATCCGGCCAAATGTAGAGAAGTGA